The Humulus lupulus chromosome 4, drHumLupu1.1, whole genome shotgun sequence genome has a window encoding:
- the LOC133831873 gene encoding probable LRR receptor-like serine/threonine-protein kinase At1g56130: MDYSFAINCGSPETTIYDDILYERDDETLGPATYYVSSGNRWAVSNVGIFTENNIQRYTSELALFQTARVSTSSLRYYGLGLEKGNYTVKLLFGEETAVLNSISWKNLGRHVFDIYIQGELVLKDFDMRKEARGVDSRFIRKNYTVLVSENYLEIHLFWAGKGTCCIPKQDSSGPSISAISVTPDFEPVVTMKNKRTDLSVGASVGIGVSIFLCVLGTLYYLQRKKKSHSNNDEELLGIDVKPFTFSYAELKMATNDFSSANKLGEGGFGFVYKGTLEDGRVVAIKQLSVTSHHGKSKFIAEIATISVVQHRHLVKLYGCCLQGDKRLLVYEYLENKSLDRALFDHSLKLDWATRFNICLGVARGLSYLHEESHIRIVHRDIKASNILLDSNLNPKISDFGLAKFYDDKKTHISTCVAGTFGYLAPEYAMSGHLTEKADVFAFGVVALEIVCVRPRSDLTLEQEKVYLLEWAWNLHERKREVELVDLTLSSEFKEEEVVRVVEIALLCTQTSPYARPPMSRVVAMLLGDVEVNQKMSRPGYFSDWRFSDVSSIVSDITATNHYYSSSSLNTMEVKSSPTNTTRPILSQSQVL; encoded by the exons ATGG ATTATAGCTTTGCAATTAACTGCGGTAGTCCTGAAACGACGATTTATGATGACATTTTATACGAAAGAGACGATGAAACTCTTGGTCCAGCTACTTATTATGTTAGCAGCGGTAACAGGTGGGCAGTTAGCAACGTTGGAATCTTTACTGAGAACAATATTCAGAGGTATACTTCAGAATTAGCACTTTTCCAGACAGCAAGGGTTTCTACTTCATCACTAAGATATTATGGTCTTGGACTAGAGAAGGGTAACTACACTGTAAAACTTCTATTTGGAGAAGAAACAGCTGTCCTAAACTCTATTTCCTGGAAAAATCTTGGGAGGCACGTATTTGATATTTATATCCAA GGGGAGCTTGTTTTGAAGGATTTTGATATGCGAAAGGAAGCTAGAGGAGTTGATTCTCGATTTATCCGAAAGAACTATACGGTCCTAGTATCAGAGAACTACCTTGAAATCCATCTTTTTTGGGCTGGAAAAGGAACTTGCTGCATACCTAAGCAAGATTCTTCTGGACCCTCTATTTCAGCCATCAGTGTTACCCCAG ATTTCGAACCCGTGGTCACCATGAAGAACAAGAGGACTGATCTGAGTGTAGGGGCTTCTGTTGGTATTGGGGTTTCAATATTTTTGTGTGTGTTGGGAACTCTTTATTATCTTCAAAGAAAAAAGAAGTCTCATAGCAACAACGACGAAG AGCTTTTAGGGATCGATGTTAAACCATTCACTTTCAGTTATGCTGAGCTAAAGATGGCTACTAATGACTTCAGTTCTGCTAACAAGTTGGGAGAGGGAGGATTTGGATTTGTCTACAAG GGAACACTTGAAGATGGAAGAGTAGTAGCCATAAAGCAATTGTCAGTGACATCCCATCATGGAAAAAGCAAGTTTATAGCCGAGATTGCTACAATATCTGTTGTGCAACATCGTCACCTAGTAAAATTGTATGGTTGCTGCCTTCAAGGAGATAAACGACTTCTTGTTTACGAATATTTGGAAAACAAAAGTCTTGATCGAGCACTATTTG ACCACAGTTTGAAGCTGGATTGGGCAACACGTTTCAATATTTGCTTAGGAGTAGCAAGAGGTCTAAGTTATCTTCATGAGGAATCACACATTAGAATTGTCCACAGAGATATAAAAGCCAGCAACATTCTGCTAGACTCTAATCTCAACCCCAAAATATCAGATTTTGGTTTGGCAAAGTTTTATGATGATAAAAAGACTCACATAAGCACCTGCGTTGCTGGGACATT TGGTTATCTTGCTCCTGAGTACGCTATGAGTGGGCACTTAACAGAGAAGGCTGATGTGTTTGCCTTTGGTGTTGTGGCGCTTGAGATTGTTTGTGTCCGTCCCCGCTCTGATCTGACCTTGGAACAAGAAAAAGTTTATCTTCTTGAATGG GCTTGGAACTTGCATGAACGAAAACGTGAAGTTGAATTGGTGGATTTAACACTGTCATCGGAGTTTAAGGAGGAAGAAGTAGTGAGAGTGGTAGAAATAGCTCTTTTATGCACCCAAACATCACCGTATGCTCGGCCACCAATGTCTCGAGTGGTGGCAATGCTTTTGGGTGATGTTGAAGTAAACCAAAAAATGTCAAGACCTGGCTACTTCTCTGACTGGAGATTCAGTGATGTTAGCAGCATAGTGAGTGATATTACTGCTACTAACCATTATTACTCGTCTTCGAGTTTAAACACCATGGAGGTCAAATCATCACCCACTAATACGACTCGACCTATACTTTCACAATCACAAGTACTTTAG
- the LOC133831872 gene encoding probable LRR receptor-like serine/threonine-protein kinase At1g56140 gives MSTEASSSSSSSPTTSIFFFINIIFVLASLTRAQNNNTTQPITDTSEVKALNLIFEKWNIKGNTKQWNISGNPCSGAAIDDSDLDDVAYNPFIKCDCSFNNASLCHITKLKVYAMENSVVGPIPEELWTLTYLNNLNLGQNYLSGTLSPSIGNLTRMQYLNFGINELSGKIPKELGQLTELISLSFSSNNFFGPLPSELGNLTKLEQLYMSSSGVSGEIPSSFSKLKNLKTLWALDNEFTGKIPDFIGSWTKLAVLRLQGNSFEGPIPSTFSNLTSLSELRVSDLSNGSSSLKFIKGLKSLSILVLRNNNISDSIPPNIGEYQNLTQLDLSFNNLVGQIPDSLFNLSSLSMLFLGNNKINGTLPKQKVHSLLNVDVSFNNLVGTFPSWVNKPNLHINLVGNNFTIESSNNSGILSGLKCLQRNFPCNHDRPIYYSFGINCGGPQIKSSDNILYETDNETLGPASYFVTKTNRWAVSNVGYFNGINNAQYTTNSLSQFTRTLDTELFQTSRLSASSLRYYGLGLENGNYTVKLLFSETAILDPPSWKSLGRRVFDIYIQGSLVLKNFDIRKEAGHVSFGAVEKVFTTQVSENYLEVHLFWAGKGTCCIPKQGTYGPSISAISATADFDPTVSNKPPSSKKNRTGLIVGILVGVVILSSLMIFMVSYTFQRRKKSQMIDSDDFLGMDVRPFTFSYAELKMATNNFDSANKLGEGGFGPVYKGSLDDGRVIAVKQLSMTSHQGKSQFVAEIATISAVQHRNLIKLHGCCIEGGKQLLVYEYLENKSLDQALFGNNSLKLDWSTRFDICLGIAKGLAYLHEESRLRIVHRDVKASNILLDSNLNPKISDFGLAKLYDDNKTHISTHVAGTIGYLAPEYAMRGHLTEKADVFAFGVVALETISGRPNSAPNLEEEQIYLLGWAWNLQEQNNEADLVDSELSEFDEDEVRRLIRVALLCTQTSPTSRPSMSRVVAMLSGDIEVSTEISRPGYLADWSLDILSSILSDVATIGTDSTYYDSPASTSMVGDALPSPAKGATRPILQSCKSKIS, from the exons ATGTCAACTGAagcctcatcatcatcatcatcatcaccaaccACTTCTATCTTCTTCTTCATCAACATCATCTTTGTTCTAGCTTCATTAACAAGAGCTCAGAATAACAACACTACTCAACCAATTACAGATACCTCTGAAG tgaAAGCTTTGAATTTGATATTTGAGAAATGGAACATAAAGGGTAACACAAAACAATGGAATATAAGTGGGAATCCATGCAGTGGGGCAGCCATAGATGACTCTGATTTAGACGATGTCGCTTACAACCCTTTTATCAAATGTGACTGTTCTTTCAACAATGCCTCCCTTTGCCACATTACTAAACT GAAAGTTTATGCAATGGAGAATAGTGTTGTTGGTCCAATTCCAGAAGAGCTTTGGACTTTGACTTACCTCAACAATCT AAATTTGGGTCAAAATTACTTGAGTGGCACACTTTCTCCATCCATTGGCAATCTCACTCGCATGCAATACTT GAATTTTGGTATTAATGAACTTTCAGGGAAAATACCAAAGGAATTGGGACAACTTACTGAGTTAATAAGCTT GTCTTTTTCGTCAAACAACTTCTTTGGTCCTCTGCCTTCTGAGTTGGGCAATTTAACAAAATTAGAACAACT TTACATGAGCAGTTCTGGTGTTAGTGGTGAGATTCCTTCATCTTTTTCCAAACTAAAGAATCTCAAAACCTT GTGGGCATTAGACAATGAATTCACAGGAAAAATACCCGATTTCATAGGAAGTTGGACAAAGCTTGCAGTATT GAGGCTGCAAGGAAACTCTTTTGAAGGTCCCATACCATCGACATTTTCGAATCTGACTTCTCTTTCAGAGCT GCGTGTAAGTGATTTGTCTAATGGGAGTTCTTctcttaaatttattaagggCTTGAAGTCACTGAGTATATT GGTACTTAGGAATAATAATATTTCTGATTCAATTCCACCAAATATTGGAGAATACCAAAACTTGACTCAGTT GGATTTGAGTTTCAACAACTTAGTTGGACAGATTCCAGACTCTCTTTTCAACTTGAGTTCACTCTCAATGCT GTTTCTTGGGAACAACAAAATAAATGGTACTTTGCCTAAACAAAAAGTTCATTCTCTTCTCAATGT AGATGTGTCTTTCAACAATTTAGTGGGGACTTTTCCTTCTTGGGTCAATAAACCAAATCTACACAT CAACTTAGTTGGGAACAACTTCACAATTGAAAGCTCAAACAACAG TGGTATTCTTTCAGGATTGAAGTGCCTTCAACGAAACTTTCCCTGCAATCATGACCGTCCAATCT ATTATAGCTTTGGGATCAACTGTGGTGGGCCTCAGATTAAATCTTCTGACAATATTTTGTATGAGACGGATAACGAAACTCTTGGTCCGGCGAGTTACTTTGTCACCAAAACCAATAGATGGGCAGTCAGCAATGTTGGATACTTCAATGGGATTAACAATGCTCAATATACAACAAACTCATTGTCTCAATTTACAAGGACTTTAGACACAGAGCTATTCCAGACATCAAGGCTTTCTGCTTCATCATTGAGGTATTATGGCTTGGGACTTGAAAATGGCAACTACACAGTCAAACTCCTCTTTTCTGAGACAGCTATTCTAGATCCTCCTTCATGGAAAAGTCTTGGGAGACGTGTTTTCGATATCTATATCCAG GGAAGTCTTGTTTTGAAAAATTTTGATATCAGAAAAGAGGCAGGCCATGTCTCTTTTGGCGCTGTAGAGAAAGTATTCACAACTCAAGTATCAGAAAACTACCTTGAAGTTCATCTATTTTGGGCTGGGAAAGGGACTTGTTGCATACCAAAGCAAGGCACTTATGGCCCTTCTATTTCAGCCATCAGTGCTACTGCAG ATTTTGATCCTACTGTTAGTAACAAGCCTCCAAGCAGTAAAAAGAACAGGACTGGTCTGATTGTGGGGATTCTTGTTGGTGTTGTCATTTTAAGCTCTCTGATGATTTTCATGGTCTCCTATACTTTTCAGAGAAGAAAGAAGTCTCAAATGATTGACAGTGATG ATTTCTTGGGAATGGATGTTAGACCTTTCACTTTCAGTTATGCTGAACTAAAGATGGCGACAAACAATTTCGATTCTGCTAATAAGTTAGGAGAGGGTGGATTTGGACCTGTCTATAAG GGATCACTTGATGATGGAAGAGTGATAGCTGTGAAGCAATTGTCTATGACTTCTCATCAAGGAAAGAGCCAGTTTGTGGCGGAAATTGCCACGATATCTGCTGTCCAACACCGAAACTTGATCAAATTGCATGGATGTTGTATTGAGGGAGGCAAACAACTTCTTGTTTACGAGTATCTGGAAAACAAGAGTCTTGATCAAGCACTTTTTG GGAACAATAGCTTGAAGCTAGATTGGTCAACACGTTTCGACATTTGTTTAGGCATAGCAAAAGGTctagcttatcttcatgaagagtCACGGCTAAGAATCGTCCACAGAGATGTGAAGGCAAGCAACATTCTGCTAGACTCTAATCTGAATCCTAAAATATCAGATTTTGGTTTGGCCAAGCTTTATGATGACAATAAGACTCACATTAGTACTCATGTTGCTGGAACAAT TGGCTATCTTGCACCAGAATATGCCATGCGCGGACATCTTACAGAGAAAGCCGATGTGTTTGCTTTTGGTGTTGTGGCGCTAGAGACTATCAGTGGCAGGCCAAACTCTGCTCCTAATTTGGAAGAAGAACAAATATATCTTCTTGGATGG GCTTGGAACTTACAAGAACAAAACAATGAAGCTGATCTTGTGGATTCAGAGTTATCCGAATTCGATGAAGATGAAGTGAGAAGACTCATAAGAGTAGCTCTTTTATGCACTCAAACATCACCAACATCAAGGCCATCAATGTCTAGAGTTGTGGCAATGCTTTCAGGAGATATTGAAGTAAGCACTGAAATCTCAAGGCCTGGTTACTTGGCTGACTGGAGTTTGGATATTCTAAGCAGCATATTAAGTGATGTTGCAACTATAGGAACTGATTCTACCTACTATGATTCGCCTGCTAGTACGAGCATGGTGGGGGATGCATTACCATCGCCTGCCAAAGGCGCCACTCGTCCAATTCTTCAAAGCTGCAAGTCCAAGATTTCCTGA
- the LOC133829936 gene encoding probable LRR receptor-like serine/threonine-protein kinase At1g56140 — protein MDVAGPIPEELWSLTFLSNLNLAQNFLNGSLSPSIGDLTSMQYLSLSSNIFSGSLPPELGNLKKLQQLYIDSAGFSGEIPSTFANLQSMQTLWASDNEFTGKIPGFIGNWSNINTLRFQGNSFEGPIPSTFANLTSLIELLLSEISNASSSLSFIKDMKSLNILVLRNNNITDSIPWNIIEYDKLTLLDLSFNNINGRQIPESLFTMNSLSKLFLGNNSLSGTLPQQKSTSLLVIDLSYNNLVGNLPSWVNQPNLQLNLVGRNNFNIKGAKQRLKLFPGKLKSRWSGPFTVMEVYPFGAVLVKDEQSGREFTVNGQRLKHYWGGEVNREKTSISLKDA, from the exons ATGGATGTTGCTGGTCCAATTCCAGAAGAGCTATGGAGTCTGACCTTCCTGTCCAATCT GAATTTGGCCCAGAATTTTTTGAATGGTtctctttctccatcaattggagacCTTACCAGTATGCAATACTT GTCCCTTTCATCAAACATCTTCTCTGGTTCACTGCCGCCAGAACTagggaatttaaaaaaattacaacaacT TTACATTGACAGTGCTGGATTTAGTGGAGAGATACCTTCAACATTTGCAAATCTCCAAAGCATGCAAACATT GTGGGCATCAGACAATGAATTCACAGGAAAGATACCCGGCTTCATAGGAAATTGGTCAAATATTAATACCTT GAGATTTCAAGGAAACTCTTTTGAAGGACCTATACCATCAACTTTTGCGAATCTTACTTCTCTAATAGAGTT GCTATTAAGTGAAATATCTAATGCAAGTTCTTCTCTTTCCTTTATCAAGGATATGAAGTCTTTGAATATCTT AGTACTGAGGAATAACAATATCACTGACTCAATTCCATGGAATATTATTGAGTACGATAAGTTGACACTTCT TGATTTGAGCTTCAACAATATAAATGGACGACAGATTCCAGAATCTCTTTTCACCATGAATTCACTCTCAAAACT ATTTCTTGGAAATAATAGCTTGAGTGGTACCCTGCCTCAACAAAAAAGCACCAGTCTTCTTGTTAT AGATTTGTCATACAACAATTTAGTGGGTAACCTTCCTTCTTGGGTCAATCAACCAAATTTACAACT GAATTTAGTAGGAAGAAACAACTTCAATATAAAAGGTGCAAAGCAGAG GTTGAAGTTATTTCCTGGAAAGCTTAAGTCCCGTTGGTCTGGACCATTTACTGTGATGGAAGTGTATCCATTTGGAGCTGTCCTAGTGAAAGATGAACAATCGGGAAGAGAATTCACAGTTAACGGACAGCGACTGAAACACTAttggggaggcgaggtcaaccGAGAAAAGACCTCGATCTCCTTAAAGGATGCTTGA